From Streptomyces sp. SCSIO 75703:
CGAGAGCCTCTTCCTGACCTGCTCGGTCTGGCGCCAGGCGGCGGAGAACGTCGCCGAGTCGCTCCAGCGAGGCATGCGCGTCATCGTGCAGGGCCGGCTGAAGCAGCGGTCCTACGAGGACCGTGAGGGCGTCAAGCGCACGGTCTACGAGCTGGACGTCGACGAGGTCGGCGCCAGCCTGCGCAACGCCACGGCCAAGGTCACCAAGACCTCGGGCCGCGGCGCCCAGGGTGGCGGCGGCTACGGAGGCGGCGGCCAGGGTGGTGGCGGCGGCTGGGGCGGTGGCCCCGGCGGCGGTCAGCAGCAGGGCGGCGGCGCTCCGTCCGACGACCCGTGGGCGACCGGCGCTCCCGCCGGCGGCCAGCAGGGCGGCGGCGGTGGCTGGGGCGGTGGCTCCGGCGGCGGTGGCGGCTACTCGGACGAGCCCCCCTTCTGAGGCCGGACCGGGCCGCGA
This genomic window contains:
- a CDS encoding single-stranded DNA-binding protein codes for the protein MAGETVITVVGNLVDDPELRFTPSGAAVAKFRVASTPRTFDRQTNEWKDGESLFLTCSVWRQAAENVAESLQRGMRVIVQGRLKQRSYEDREGVKRTVYELDVDEVGASLRNATAKVTKTSGRGAQGGGGYGGGGQGGGGGWGGGPGGGQQQGGGAPSDDPWATGAPAGGQQGGGGGWGGGSGGGGGYSDEPPF